The following are encoded in a window of Perca flavescens isolate YP-PL-M2 chromosome 24, PFLA_1.0, whole genome shotgun sequence genomic DNA:
- the LOC114551184 gene encoding tripartite motif-containing protein 16-like protein, with protein MAQKGVQLDRETFSCSICLDLLKDPVTTSCGHNYCMNCIKAHWDEEDRKYIHSCPQCRKTFTPRPVLLKNTMLADLVEELKKDNEGHDTVSATAERTERQKKLEGSRLNIQQRIQDREKNMKTLQQEVEAINGSADKAVEDSKKIFTELIRLMDKRSSDVKQQLRSQQRSEVSRVKELQEKLEQEITELKRKDAELKKLSHTEDHNQFLHNYPSPSPLSEATSSIDSCPRRYFENVTAAVSQVRDKLQLVLREEWTKVSLAVTKVDVLLQQPEPKTRADFLKYSREITLDPNTVDTWLLLSEGKKSATFMWEEQLYPSHPDRFTGCHQVLSRESLTGRCYWEVERKGAGVVAVTYKNISRAGSKNRFGQNDKSWALHCNNCSYAFCYNDVLTRVSGPRSSRIGVYLDHSAGILSFFSVSGTITLLHRVQTTFTQPLYAGLWLSFFDDTAELCKVK; from the coding sequence ATGGCGCAGAAAGGAGTTCAACTGGACCGGGAAACTTTCTCTtgctccatctgtctggatctacTGAAGGATCCGGTGACTACTTCCTGTGGACACAACTACTGCATGAACTGTATTAAAGCCCACTGGGATGAAGAGGATCGTAAGTACATCCACAGCTGTCCTCAATGCAGGAAGACATTCACACCAAGGCCTGTCCTgctgaaaaacaccatgttagCAGATTTAGTGGAGGAACTGAAGAAGGATAATGAAGGCCATGACACAGTCTCAGCTACAGCAGAAAGGACTGAGAGGCAGAAAAAGCTCGAGGGGAGTCGACTGAACATCCAGCAGAgaatccaggacagagagaaaaatatgAAGACACTTCAACAGGAGGTGGAGGCGATCAATGGCTCTGCTGATAAAGCAGTGGAGGACAGCAAGAAGATCTTCACTGAGCTGATCCGTCTCATGGACAAAAGAAGCtctgatgtgaagcagcagctCAGATCCCAGCAGAGAAGTGAAGTGAGTCGAGTCAAAGAGcttcaggagaagctggagcaggagatcactgagctgaagaggaaagACGCCGAGCTGAAGAAGCTCTCGCACACAGAGGATCACAACCAGTTTCTACACAACTACCCCTCACCGTCCCCACTCAGTGAAGCTACATCCAGCATTGATAGCTGTCCTCGGCGCTACTTTGAGAACGTAACAGCAGCCGTGTCACAAGTCCGAGATAAACTACAGCTCGTTCTGAGAGAGGAATGGACAAAAGTTTCACTGGCAGTGACTAAAGTGGATGTTTTACTGCAACAACCAGAGCCAAAGACCAGAGCTGACTTCTTAAAGTATTCACGTGAAATCACACTGGATCCAAACACAGTCGATACATGGCTGTTATTATCTGAGGGGAAAAAATCAGCAACATTCATGTGGGAAGAACAGTTATATCCTAGCCACCCAGACAGATTCACAGGATGTCATCAGGTCCTGAGTAGAGAGAGCCTGACTGGAcgttgttactgggaggtggagaggaaaggggcaggagttgtagcAGTCACATACAAGAATATCAGCAGAGCAGGGAGTAAAAATAGATTTGGACAAAATGACAAATCTTGGGcgttacattgtaacaattgcAGTTATGCATTTTGTTACAACGATGTCCTGACTCGCGTCTCAGGTCCTCGGTCCTCCAGAATAGGAGTGTACCTTGATCACAGTGCAGGTATTCTCTCCTTCTTCAGTGTCTCTGGAACTATaactctcctccacagagtccagaccacattcactcagccgcTCTATGCCGGACTTTGGCTTTCTTTTTTTGATGACACTGCTGAGTTGTGTAAAGTGAAATAG